GAGATGTACATGTCTCCGTTATCAGCGAAGCCGATGCCTTCGGGTTGACGGAATAACCGGTGACGCAGGTTATGTGCTTCCTGCACATGGCCGTCCAAATCGGCAATTACCAGTAGCTGATTCACGGAAGCCAGTATATAGAGGCGGTGTTCCAGCGGATGAATAGCGGCGGCACTGGGTTTGAAGAAACGAATGTCTGCACCGGCCAGTTTTGCTATTTCAGGCGCACTGAACTGATAGGCAGGTACAGAGTCGAAAGTCATACTGTCAAGGTGAAACTGAAAAGCACTGGTAACACCTTCTTTCTTATCATCTTCACAATTCTTACATATCATAAAGATGCTGTTTTTTGCCTTATCATAGTAGGTGGCTTCAAACTCCTGTTTACCGTCTCTTTTCCTGAGTTTATAATGATCCGTTGTAAGAGAATCATTCGTAAACAATCCATGAACACGATAGAGGCTGCCATTACTCTTCAACACAAACCAGCCGCTATCTGTTCGGCAGATATCCTCATAATCTCCGCTTTTACCAAATTTCCATTTGGGATAGGCTTTGGTGGCGTCAACATCAATCTGGTAAATGTAGCCTTCTTCATCGTTGATGGCGATGATATTATGTTCATCGGGGTGTAAGACAATACCGGAAATTTCCTGCATAGACTCTCTGACACGGTACCTGACAGGACTTGCCAGGTCGTAGCCGGCAGGTGAAGAGAATATTCTTTCTTCCCTGTCGGCGAAATAGTTACATGATACCAGAAAAATCAGCAACAATGGAAGGAATCGGCGATCCATAGTGATATATTATAGCTTAAATTTAACTCAAAAATACAGTAACTTCAGATTGGATTTAATCATCTTCGTACTATGGAAAATACGGCCATCATAGAAGCAGCAAAAGAATACGTACTGGCAAGGTATACAGCCCATCCCAAACCCGAGCTGCTTTATCATAACCTCGTACATACGCAGGCGGTAGTGAATGCTGCCGGACAGATAGCTGCCCATTACCACCTTCAGGATGATGAGCTGACCGCCGTATATGTTGCTGCCTGGTTTCATGATGAAGGCTACCTGGAAGGAGAAGGCAAAGTACATGAACAAAACGGTGCCCAGCAGGCAGTGCTCTTCCTCCAGCAGCAAGGAGCCTCCGACACATTACAGCAAATGGTAAAAGGCTGTATCCTGGCAACAAAAATGCCGCAGTCGCCCAAAAACCTTATAGAACAAATAGTTTGTGATGCTGACCTCTTTCACCTTGGAACTAAGGAATATGCCGACAGAGCTAAACTGCTCAGGCATGAAATAGAACTCATCCATCAGAAAGAAATCAATCGTATAGACTGGCTGAGAGGCAATATTAAGTTCCTGACCGAACACCAGTACTGGACAGACTACGCCCGGACTCTGCTCAAACAGCAGAAAGAGGACAATATCAGGCAGCTGCAGAAAAAGCTGGATAAGCGACTGGAAGAAGAAAGCAAGGCAGAGAAAAAAACAGTTGAAACCGCGGAAACCACAGATACAACTGCGAGTACGCCCACTACACAACCACTAACAAGAATCAACAGACCTGGTAATAAGGAAAAGGAGAAAGTGAAAAAGCCTGAACGCGGCGTCGAAACCATGTTCCGTATCACTTCTACCAATCATATCCGTCTCAGCTCCATGGCCGATAGCAAGGCGCATATTATGATCACGGTAAACTCCATCATCATTTCCATCTTACTCAGCGTTCTTATACGCAGACTGGAAGATTATCCGAACTTCCTCATTCCCT
This window of the Chitinophaga sp. Cy-1792 genome carries:
- a CDS encoding SdiA-regulated domain-containing protein, with amino-acid sequence MDRRFLPLLLIFLVSCNYFADREERIFSSPAGYDLASPVRYRVRESMQEISGIVLHPDEHNIIAINDEEGYIYQIDVDATKAYPKWKFGKSGDYEDICRTDSGWFVLKSNGSLYRVHGLFTNDSLTTDHYKLRKRDGKQEFEATYYDKAKNSIFMICKNCEDDKKEGVTSAFQFHLDSMTFDSVPAYQFSAPEIAKLAGADIRFFKPSAAAIHPLEHRLYILASVNQLLVIADLDGHVQEAHNLRHRLFRQPEGIGFADNGDMYISNEGGYDGVANILKFTYHKK
- a CDS encoding Pycsar system effector family protein, which produces MENTAIIEAAKEYVLARYTAHPKPELLYHNLVHTQAVVNAAGQIAAHYHLQDDELTAVYVAAWFHDEGYLEGEGKVHEQNGAQQAVLFLQQQGASDTLQQMVKGCILATKMPQSPKNLIEQIVCDADLFHLGTKEYADRAKLLRHEIELIHQKEINRIDWLRGNIKFLTEHQYWTDYARTLLKQQKEDNIRQLQKKLDKRLEEESKAEKKTVETAETTDTTASTPTTQPLTRINRPGNKEKEKVKKPERGVETMFRITSTNHIRLSSMADSKAHIMITVNSIIISILLSVLIRRLEDYPNFLIPSILFITTSVVTVIFAVLATRPNVTSGTFTREDISRKDANLLFFGNFYRMKLEEYEWGMKQMMNDADFLYSSMTRDVYHLGVVLGKKYKLLRISYNVFMFGLIASVLAFLIAAIFFPVKA